One genomic region from Flagellimonas oceani encodes:
- a CDS encoding efflux RND transporter permease subunit, which translates to MIKLIISALRKPITVMVTLLAIVFFAVLSIRNMSVDIFPKLGTPTIYVAQTYGGLAPNQIEGFMTSYYEYHFLYINGIKEVESKTIQGVSLMKLIFHEGTDMSQALAEVVAQVNRSRAFMPPGTVPPFITRFDGGGAPVGQLVFSSETRSLGEIQDLALFKVRPKFASIPGVSAPPLLEETSVLY; encoded by the coding sequence ATGATCAAACTAATAATATCTGCACTGCGAAAACCCATAACCGTCATGGTAACCCTTTTGGCCATCGTGTTTTTTGCGGTATTGTCAATCCGGAATATGTCAGTTGATATATTCCCAAAACTAGGCACCCCCACTATTTATGTGGCCCAAACATACGGTGGTCTTGCTCCTAATCAAATCGAAGGATTTATGACTTCTTATTACGAGTACCATTTTCTGTATATCAATGGGATAAAGGAAGTGGAAAGCAAAACTATCCAGGGCGTATCCTTGATGAAGCTCATTTTTCATGAGGGCACCGACATGTCTCAGGCTTTGGCGGAAGTGGTAGCCCAGGTCAACAGATCCAGGGCCTTTATGCCTCCGGGGACAGTACCTCCGTTCATCACGCGTTTTGACGGAGGGGGTGCACCAGTAGGCCAACTTGTTTTTAGCAGTGAAACCAGGTCATTGGGTGAAATACAAGATCTTGCACTCTTTAAGGTACGTCCAAAATTTGCTTCAATACCGGGTGTGTCAGCCCCCCCCCTTTTGGAGGAAACCAGCGTACTGTACTGA
- a CDS encoding TolC family protein, translated as MIRKFKLILLASILAVSWTNVRSQTQPTIVQLLDTAKKNYPAILASASLERASEEKVKSTRRLLVPEVSASTYINYVTYNNITGMFFPEYFLPVSGPPSARNLNDMVWGSAAGLLMKWEPYTFGRRNNEIKAAESTHEASTSIKDLTLLEHSVQLSSTYLDYLLAIQILDLLESDQERSRSNYEQAVVLANSGLVSGVDTARFRTELSKVKINILQQQNTIHEYKEKLSELIAADLPENLADSTFLKVLPRLPEVSGVIHPKENLAIAQWNAAQYQFKAEKLSWLPTLSVWGTAYGRGSGIQLDNNGNSFVNNPTDGFNLTRFNYGLGLQLTMPLTQISRYKTQWKAKEWETEAYKQQLEEVRLTLNKQKTIADKALETAMAIARETPYQVEDALYAYEAAQSRYQAGLMSFTELIESQNELITAEIELRKSYWEAWKALLYTAAVNGNLEIFLNQL; from the coding sequence ATGATCCGAAAATTCAAGCTTATCCTGTTGGCATCTATTCTTGCTGTTTCTTGGACAAATGTACGGTCTCAAACACAACCGACAATTGTACAATTACTGGACACTGCCAAGAAAAATTATCCGGCAATTCTTGCCTCAGCGTCTCTTGAGCGGGCATCTGAAGAGAAGGTAAAATCCACCAGACGATTGTTGGTTCCAGAAGTTTCCGCCTCCACCTACATTAATTATGTTACTTATAACAACATTACCGGAATGTTTTTCCCCGAATATTTTCTACCTGTAAGTGGGCCTCCATCTGCCAGGAATCTAAATGATATGGTTTGGGGGTCAGCTGCCGGTCTGCTCATGAAATGGGAACCCTACACTTTCGGAAGAAGAAATAATGAGATAAAGGCAGCGGAAAGCACCCATGAGGCCAGCACTTCCATAAAGGATCTTACACTTTTAGAGCATAGCGTTCAACTATCGAGTACCTATCTGGATTACCTCCTTGCTATACAAATTCTTGATCTACTGGAAAGTGATCAGGAAAGATCGAGATCAAATTACGAACAGGCTGTGGTCCTGGCTAATTCAGGGCTGGTTTCAGGGGTGGATACTGCACGATTTAGGACGGAGCTTTCCAAGGTGAAAATCAATATACTGCAACAACAAAATACCATTCATGAATATAAAGAGAAACTGTCTGAGTTAATTGCGGCTGATTTGCCAGAAAACCTGGCGGATTCTACCTTTCTTAAAGTACTTCCCAGGTTGCCAGAAGTTTCAGGGGTGATTCATCCAAAGGAAAACCTGGCCATAGCCCAATGGAATGCCGCACAATACCAATTTAAAGCTGAAAAATTAAGCTGGTTACCTACTTTAAGTGTATGGGGCACCGCTTATGGCAGAGGTTCGGGGATTCAGCTTGACAACAACGGTAACAGTTTTGTCAATAATCCTACTGATGGATTTAATCTGACCCGGTTCAATTATGGCCTGGGTTTACAATTGACTATGCCGCTGACCCAAATCAGCCGATACAAAACCCAATGGAAAGCCAAGGAATGGGAAACTGAAGCTTATAAACAGCAACTTGAAGAAGTGAGACTGACCCTCAATAAACAAAAAACCATAGCTGATAAGGCCTTAGAAACAGCAATGGCTATTGCAAGAGAGACTCCGTACCAGGTTGAGGATGCTCTTTATGCTTACGAAGCCGCACAATCCCGATACCAGGCCGGGTTGATGAGCTTTACGGAACTGATTGAATCCCAAAACGAACTGATTACTGCGGAAATAGAACTACGAAAATCCTATTGGGAAGCCTGGAAAGCACTATTGTATACAGCTGCTGTCAATGGTAATCTGGAAATATTCTTAAATCAATTATAG